Proteins from a genomic interval of Anolis sagrei isolate rAnoSag1 chromosome 1, rAnoSag1.mat, whole genome shotgun sequence:
- the CCDC177 gene encoding coiled-coil domain-containing protein 177 has translation MVDPVAEEEAGAEKGGAAAGSAAGGGGGGGGGGSGGEAAAAADGEAAAPSSAADAASPSLPSTPAAAAAAAAGAAPPGPAASPAPSSPAVAGEASPLLHLDLFNFDCSEAEGSRYVLTSPRSLEACARCAVKPVELLPRPLAELVKEAPGRSLRVAAGLYEVYEVERQRKLLQCREEREKIIREEKRRLFAPLLGSSGTSLPASPASASRMALRGSSATLGLNGTCSPKGHPQGRAGQHPPPPRASGARAKKSHSLDSLQKRREGLSAKTSSDSGASSSYSGDSWKDKWPKGTGPPRTKTVATMTSLVGRSFSLGDLCHSPQTTQKVERILTEVKRRGGLREVPERDRKIAALMIAKRQEESLLNAQRYSAHLQWDSQRRRAEQRREQEEREKHRALVQGQRMWESRLEKHRRRRSSEQEEAALQKQRQSLMMEEKWQAHLERQEKLRKAKLEKAAQEDKRKKRHQEHNLKAQEEGKKEAVEREVQLLQDKLALAAQKKLRKEQLLQKEKQMLNQAEKRKHETILKGLAKQQVEEKAMLRASVEGSLNKAQENYEQLVEKRNRELRERAKREERQIQRAKLAAEKREKEQKEHMKAMAKVSERKLQHAAQVAEEVVQQKARKVVQSRLEKEKVQKVNKKKVEQCEDIRRRELLLSIEKKLERSEQICKEKKNVLENARSVARASFHVRERVREEMNIRTFDKMAFEAEMQATLVKK, from the coding sequence ATGGTGGACCcggtggcggaggaggaggcgggcgCGGAGAAGGGCGGGGCCGCCGCCGGGAGCGCagcaggtggaggaggaggaggaggaggaggaggaagcggaggCGAGGCGGCGGCAGCAGCGGATGGGGAGGCGGCGGCTCCTTCCTCGGCCGCGGATGCCGCGAGCCCCTCGCTCCCTTCCaccccggcggcggcggcggcggcagcagcaggagcagctccCCCGGGGCCCGCCGCGTCGCCCGCTCCCTCTTCTCCGGCGGTGGCAGGGGAGGCGTCGCCGCTGCTTCACCTGGACCTCTTCAACTTCGACTGCTCGGAGGCGGAGGGCAGCCGCTACGTGCTGACCAGCCCCCGCTCGCTGGAGGCCTGCGCCCGCTGCGCCGTGAAGCCCGTGGAGCTGCTCCCACGCCCGCTGGCCGAGTTGGTCAAAGAGGCGCCCGGGCGCTCCCTGCGAGTGGCGGCCGGACTCTACGAGGTCTATGAGGTGGAGAGGCAGCGCAAGCTGCTCCAGTGCCGCGAGGAGCGGGAGAAGATCATCCGCGAGGAGAAGCGGCGCCTCTTCGCGCCCCTCCTGGGCTCCAGCGGCACCAGCCTCCCGGCCTCCCCAGCCTCCGCCTCCAGGATGGCCCTCCGGGGCTCCTCCGCCACCCTTGGCCTCAATGGCACCTGCAGCCCCAAGGGCCACCCGCAAGGCAGGGCCGGACAGCACCCACCTCCGCCTCGGGCTTCTGGCGCCCGGGCCAAGAAGAGCCACTCGCTGGACTCCTTGCAGAAGAGGCGGGAAGGCCTCTCCGCCAAGACCTCCTCCGACTCTGGGGCCTCCTCCTCCTACAGTGGGGACAGTTGGAAAGACAAGTGGCCCAAAGGAACAGGGCCACCAAGGACTAAGACAGTGGCCACCATGACCTCCCTGGTTGGCCGCAGCTTCAGTCTGGGTGACTTGTGCCACTCCCCACAGACCACCCAGAAGGTGGAGCGTATCTTGACGGAGGTCAAGCGCCGGGGAGGCCTGCGGGAGGTGCCCGAGAGGGACCGCAAGATTGCGGCTCTGATGATTGCCAAGCGCCAGGAGGAGAGCCTCCTCAACGCCCAGCGCTACAGCGCCCACCTGCAATGGGACAGCCAGAGGCGGCGGGCCGagcagaggagggagcaagaggaGCGGGAGAAGCACCGGGCCCTGGTCCAAGGTCAACGCATGTGGGAGTCCCGGCTGGAGAAGCACCGGCGCCGGCGGAGCTCCGAGCAGGAGGAAGCCGCCTTGCAGAAGCAGCGGCAGAGCTTGATGATGGAGGAGAAGTGGCAGGCACACCTGGAGCGACAGGAGAAGCTGAGGAAGGCCAAGCTGGAGAAGGCCGCCCAGGAGGACAAGCGGAAGAAGCGCCACCAGGAGCACAACCTCAAAGCGCAGGAAGAAGGCAAGAAGGAGGCAGTAGAGCGAGAGGTCCAGCTCCTGCAGGACAAGTTGGCCCTGGCTGCCCAGAAGAAGCTTCGGAAGGAGCAGCTGCTGCAGAAGGAGAAGCAGATGCTCAACCAGGCCGAGAAGCGGAAGCACGAGACCATCCTCAAGGGGCTAGCAAAACAACAAGTGGAAGAGAAGGCCATGCTGCGGGCTTCCGTGGAAGGGAGCCTGAACAAGGCTCAGGAGAACTATGAGCAGCTGGTGGAGAAGAGGAACCGAGAGCTGCGGGAGAGAGCCAAGCGGGAGGAGAGGCAGATCCAGAGGGCCAAGCTGGCTGctgagaagagggagaaggagcagAAGGAGCACATGAAGGCCATGGCCAAAGTCTCCGAGAGGAAGCTCCAGCATGCGGCCCAAGTCGCTGAGGAAGTTGTCCAGCAGAAAGCCCGGAAGGTGGTCCAGAGCCggctggagaaggagaaggtgcaGAAAGTCAACAAGAAGAAAGTTGAGCAGTGCGAAGATATCCGACGCAGGGAGCTCCTCCTCTCAATTGAGAAGAAGCTAGAAAGGAGTGAACAGATCTGTAAGGAGAAGAAGAACGTTTTGGAAAATGCCCGGTCTGTTGCTCGGGCATCGTTCCATGTTCGGGAAAGGGTCCGGGAAGAGATGAACATCCGTACGTTTGACAAGATGGCCTTTGAAGCAGAAATGCAGGCCACGCTGGTTAAAAAATAg